The genomic region gtgtgtgtgtgtgtgtgtgtgtgtgtgtgtgtgtgtgtgtgtgtgtgtgtgtgtgtgtgtgtgtgtgtgtgtgtgtgtgtgtgtgtgtgtaaaaggaGGGGCCCAGGTGGAGGGGAGAAGATCTCATCTAAAAGCTATGAAAGATTTAACAGCGAGAGAAGACAGGAATGACAATGTCTGTGAAGGCATGCAACAAACCAAGTCCCCCAATTATATCTGGCATTTGACTGTCTGTCCTCTTTACTCTGCACTTTATGCACACCCTATACAATGAAAGAGGTTAATACTGTTTTTATGGACTTTATCCGTCACAGAACGATCTAggatgtgtgtatttgtaaagtctATAAAACCAAAGCAGTAAAGACCATCTTGTGAAGGGATTACACCGGCTAGGCCAAAGCGGGCCAGGGGTGCCAATGGCCCTTTTACCCCCTTGGCTTTCTTTCTCAGACACCTCCTATGGGCAATctcaatcttttttttttttcaattacaCACATTTTGCACAGCTGTGACGCCAATGGAGTGACAAATCTGGATGACAGAGGTACAAAAATACCAGTGGTCCCtttaccccccccccactgTCTGGGCTGTTCAACGTTTAAATATTATACTGAGCATCATATTGCTTTGATCTTAGTTGTTAGTTAATTTGAGCTATTGTAAAACATTTTAGTTGAATTTGGTGTAAGTGAGACCACAGGTTAACAAACAAGTGCTAGTTAGCATCCTACCAATGTAAAGCATTGTGAACATGCTCCCGGTGTGGAGGGTTAATGGAAGACAAACAAAGTGTCCTTTCAATCTTGTAATGTAAAGAAAAAAATCCCACCATGAGTCACAAAAACATTTCTCTGCACTCATTTTGACCACATTTGACTGTTAAACCAGGATGGTCTTGGGGGTCTGCAGTAAACATGGCTGATATTGGGTAACACTGGGTTTTTGCACTAAAAACTGCTGAGCTGTCCCCTGTTGAATGCTTACTGGCCCTCTCACTGAATCTTAATGTTTTAAGAATTAGAGCATATCAATGAACAGCAGCCCGGCAGGATGAAGGTCTGCTCACAAGCAAATTGCTGTCTGATCATGTACCGTGTAAATTATGTGCAGAGAAAACACTGTTAGCCATCAAACACTCAGCCTACGTTGACTTGTACCAATGCAGAGCATTCCTCTGTGGTAATCCCCAGGACGTCACTCTTCTGTTCTGCAGCACACATGTCAGATTCAGGGCTCCTCCACAAAGTCAGGGCTTAGTACTTCAAGCTTGTCACGGATCTCCAGATGGAAGCAGTCAAGGCTTTTTTCCAGGCATTtgtacttgtttatttattagtGCTAAAGTCATAGTTCCTCAGAGAACAGTAGCCAGCTGTTGCATTTTGGCTTTGTACCACCGAGACCTGGAGGATTGTTATCCTCTGATCGCTTGGCTGTcactctctctttgtctctctcccTTTGTGTGCAAGTTGTACAATTAATTACAGTTTTCGTTTTCAGTGTAAACGTATGTTCTTAGTCCCACCTCTGTATTCTACTTTCATCCTGCCCTCATTTATGCTTTGTCCTGGTAGTAAATCAACGACTTTGAAGAAAGCTGAGAGGGTTGATAATTATTCTTCATATAAGAGATTGGAAACAGCATGAGTGATTTCCCCTAGTTTATTTGTTAAGTAACCATCCTTTGGATACTTGTGTTGATTATTTGGTTTGTTTTGTGGAAACTTTGCTTTAGATATTACTTCTTCAACACTTTATCATGATGCTCTTGAAAGTCTATTGTTTAGAAACAACTTAAAAAAATTCAGAGAGGTGTTGGTTATGAAATCTGTTTGGAAGCCTAGCTGGAAGAAAATGCAGCAGCAGTAGTTGCAAAAAAGCCCTTAAGCGATGTGTTTTCTGTATGTTTAGTGACAAAGTCCTCAAGGGTCTGTCGGAGATCTTGCCAGTCAGAAGAAAAGGAGAAAGTTGTGTAACAATGTTTCAGAGCCccaaagtctgcagacagagagGTCCATAAAGAGAGGTCCACATACTTGGACATGAGACTGCTGCGTTCTTCCATAGTAAAAGTTGGTTTAATGTTGCCTATTCTTAGACATGTTTTATTGTTACCATGCCAAACATGGCACCCTGACATTAACAAATGACTATTTTAACCCAAAGTAGTATTTTTCTCAAGCTTTAAACTTAACTTAAAGTTGTTTTTGTGTCTAACAACCAAATCTTGTAAGTAGAATTACTTTTTCCAAAAAAAATGTATGAAGACTCGTATAAAAACAATCATCACTAATGATACACTATTGTGGTTGTGTCTGTAGCTGGAGAGACTCAGCCCTCTTCATGGATATTTTAATTTTGTAAGAATATCCATTTAGACGTCAGCTTTTACAAATCGTAGCAATAACAACTTGTTTTTTCGCCTTTACATTACCAAACCTTAGTGGTGTCAGATTAGAACATTGTCAgctcagagaatatttatccaTGCCGGATTAAGTGTTCCTGTTATTGTGTCCAATGCTGCTGGCTGCACAGAGTGACACTGAATCAAACTCTGTAGTTTGACTGTGCAAAGGATTTCCCCCTATTTTGGTTGATTAGTATCTGCAGAATCTGCAGTTTGTTTGAACATGTGGAGCTTTCAGATCACAATAACACTTCATAAACACAAACACGCTCACCTGGCCGTTCTTCTTCAGGTCGGCCCACATGCTCGTCCCGTCCCCTCCTCTCATCAGGACGTGGTAGGTGAAGTAGTAGATGCCAGGCAGGGGGCAGGTGAACTTGCCGGTGCTCGGCTCGTAGTAGTTCCCGACGTTGGTCACCACGTCATCAAACTTCAGTATTTCACTCCCTTCGTGTGGTTTTCTGAGGCCTGCATAAAAGGCGATTTTGGGACTGTAGAAGGATTGCCCGTAGCCCCCGGGTCCAGGCCCCGGTGGACCAGGTGGGCCGGGCTTTCCAGGCTCTCCATGGGGCCCTTTAGGACCCGGAGGACCAGGAAGTCCAGGGGTCCCTCTGAACCCCTGTTTGCCCTTGCGGTTTGCGAAGTCTGGGGGCTGAGGGGAGACGGCTGTCAGCTCTCCCTGTGGGGGGGTTAAAGTGTCACACACCATCTTGCAGCTCCCAAGCATCTCGTAATGCGTGCCCCCTCCTCCGGACCCTCCCCCCTTGGTGGTGTGCACCAATAGGGGAATGGCCACCAGCAGGACGAGGACCATCGCCACGCCGACTCCAGCCCCAACCACACGTTTCTTGCGGCTGAGCCGGGAGGCGGCCAGCGTGAGGAAATCCTCCTCCCCCTTCGCTGGAATCGTTGTGCCGGCCAGACTGAAAGCTAAAGAAACTAGGCCTACTGGATCGATAAAGTGGAGGAGGAATTGTGGGCCAAAGAAAGACAATGGGGGTTGACTCTATGAACAGGACAGGCAAGTCTCAGACAGGAGAATATCAGAAGTCTGGGGAAAGGGAACAAATAGGTTTTTCCATTTCTTGgttgtcagtaaatgtgttttGTATCCTTTTAGTTTCCTCTGCTTTGCAGTGTCAAAGGGTTAAAGATAGTGCATCATTTTGCAAGACAAAAATAATTAGAATATTTTAACAAAAACTGAGCATCACCTTTGGATTTTAGGCGAttgcttttctttttccagctctGTGGACGTGGTGGCTCCAGTGAAAGCTTCCGTTTCTTAGGCAGCGAGCTGTCAGGTGGGGTCTACAGTATTCCCACTGGAGTTCATCTCACCCTCCACATATAGGGATGGGCGCTTTACTTGTCTGTCCAGAAATGGGAAGAGAAGAAAGAGGAAATAGCTAAATCTCTGCTACTTTTCTCCCCTATTCTGTTTTTGTTGATTGGCCTTCACACCTCTTATCTCTGTACATACATTGTTGTTGTAGGAACCTGGGTTAGATTGATCTCAGCAGTCTATTCTTCCATTCAAAGTGCAGATTTGCTACAGGTCATAAAGAGGAAAATTGTGAGGACAGAGCAGGCCAAAATGCATTGAATGTGGAAACTTGTTTTAAAGGCAGCTTGGATGACGCTGAGTACATTTTCACTGAATCTAGAAAGAAAAGAACAagaaaacacaaacatataattATAAAATAACTAACAAAACCAAATACATTTGCTCTTATATATTAACTTTTATCTGAAAATGTATGAATATATGTATcaaactaattcattcattttgttatctACATTTTCAATTTGTAATGAGccatttaaaataataatggCAATAATAAATGCAAGACAGATACATTATTCAATGTGCCATACTCATTTTATTCAATGTCATTAGACTactgattattattttttaaacctAATATAATTAATAAAACAAACTGAGATAGGTTCATGTTATTACAGGCCTGCATTTATTATACTGTACAAACTCGACGTTTAACAGCAAAAAATATACTTCTAATACTACTTATCATcccattttgttcacattatcaCTAGATTTTAACACTCACAGGTAATAAGGATTTCAGCAGCCAACTTTTAAGAAACTCATATCGGCTTACCTAGTTTCGTCTTCTTCTATCCTTCCCGGTTCTTAGCGTTTTTAATGCCGCGGGTTTAGATGGAAACGCCGCAGGAAAACTGCTCCAGGAACGGAATGAAAATCCCCTCCAACCCTGAGCGTTTTCACCGTCGCATCGGGTGAAGTTTCGTTACGGAGCAAAGTCACAAATCTCGCTAAAATACTAGCAATTGAACTTGATCCAGGACTCCTGCATGGTGGCCGGACGGCACCGTCCAAAGATACTGACAGCAgctccaaaaagacaaggagAGAATACAAAATGAAATAGAAAGAGATATGATAAAATAATTCAAAGTCGCGTGGCACTCCTTCAAATAAAATCACAAATTCTCACGAGTTACTTTGAGAGACTTTCGCCCTGCGGAAATCCCGCTGCAGAGCGACTTTATTTGCAGAGCAACAGTTCACTCACTTGTTGTATTTTCCGTCCTGCGTCTCTCTCCTCAGCATCTGCCTACtgctcccctccctccctccgtaacacacacacacacacacacacacacacacacacacacacacacacacacacacacacacacacacacacacacacacacacacacacacacacacacacacacacacacacacacacacacacacacacacacacacacacacacacacacacacacacacacacacacacacacacacacacacacacactcccatccTGCATGTGACCTTTTCACAAATTAAAATGACTACATCTGTTTAATAgtttcaaatcaagttttatttatataacacatttataaacgatttttggtcgagccaaattgctgtacatataataaaaatagcctacagtagagacactttactaATCAAATTTGTCGTTTTCagttaaaatatgtatttgcACCACAGTttgatataaaacaaaaaactgacatGACGATAATATTTATAATtgactgtgtgtgtttgacatACTGTAACACCTGCAAACTGTAATAGCAATTAATGTTTTTTATTGTGTAAAATCTCTATAGTTTACTTGTACGTTGGCATTGCCTTAGCATTTCTTCATGAGGCTTAATGAGAACACCTTGTAGAAATGTATTTTAGTCTTGCTTGGTCATTAAAGGGTTTTCAAGTACACATGAGATGT from Pseudochaenichthys georgianus chromosome 5, fPseGeo1.2, whole genome shotgun sequence harbors:
- the c1ql4b gene encoding complement C1q-like protein 4; the encoded protein is MVLVLLVAIPLLVHTTKGGGSGGGGTHYEMLGSCKMVCDTLTPPQGELTAVSPQPPDFANRKGKQGFRGTPGLPGPPGPKGPHGEPGKPGPPGPPGPGPGGYGQSFYSPKIAFYAGLRKPHEGSEILKFDDVVTNVGNYYEPSTGKFTCPLPGIYYFTYHVLMRGGDGTSMWADLKKNGQVRASAIAQDADQNYDYASNSVILHLDVGDEVCVQLDGGKVHGGNTNKYSTFSGFLIYPD